GTCCAATCTTCATCATTTAATTTCATCTATTTCTGATATGAAATCAACATTAAAGATTGATTCTGTAAAGGAGAATACGATGAAGAACCTATACAAGGTTACAAAGGATATCACTTCCTTATTTCTCCAACTAGATCAATTAAAGAAAGACCGAGTGACATTTCAAGCACCTTTCCAGACTCAAGACATGTTCGAAAATCGCTTTGAATTTTCGGAAACAGTAGTGATAAAGAGAATGGATCTGATGCAAGAACAAATAATGAATGCAATATCTAATGTCACCTCGGAAGTTCGTGCATTATCCAGCAAGGTTAAtatgtttgacaaaaagggggaagatgAAGAATAACAGCATAAGCTATCTAAGAAGAGACCTAGTCAACCGACTGATCAAGGACCAGCTGATAAAAGagcaaagaaatgaagaagtCCAGATCAGTTAGAAAACAGCCTATATATTCAGTTGATAATTTTGACAGATTTTCAAGATTCTTTTATTCAgaaattctttcattctttcatttcttgtacgaatctgtacattgaaagagttatcaaaaaaagattattttatctacaagaGTTCATGTTGATCAGTTCATACATTCTAAGTtctgtcaaacacctaaaagagggaaattgttggaaaatttcggagtttgacaaattgagcgtgAAATGAATGAAAatctgatcaagaagactgaaaGTAATTGAACTGAAGATTCATAAACTGATAGTTTtccgaactgaagattaatgtgtatataatcaaaggcaactgaattAAGCAAAGCTAACTGAGTAGTCAACTGGACGATCATttaaaactgatcagttacacaactATCAGTTAAACAACAATCAGTTAATCCTATCAACTATGCCAACTGATAAATTagcttgacacgtcatcagttaaggaacgtaGCTATCAACTGACAAttgtacaagagcagactgCAACGTGTAGTGGGAACGCCCCATTTCATAAACGCTACAGTATACGATTgttagaagaatgttgacgtagCTATACAaaggatataaagattcaaaatgcattcattgttaccgttggaaggaaagcctataaatagccgagaagatcagTTGTGATAGAGTTACGAAGTTACCCAAGCTATCAAGCAATACAGTCAAGAATTCTACACATATTCTTTCAAGTCTAAAAGCTCtcaaaagctcacgcttattatacagattcatagctttcaggctatactTTGAGCTTAAAGCACAAACACTCATTgttgtattattcgatcttGCAGAAATCAGTTGTGATACTAAATTACACATCAGTTAAGTACTGAaaaattgtattgatactaaAAGTTTCAGTCTTGGCAATGTTAACtccaaactgaagtggattTGTACCAAtcattgtatagatcaaagttttttagtgaatatcctatcttcgagatagaaggggtgatgtaggattgtttgaaatctccgaacatccacaaatcttgtgttctttcttatcagttatattttatctgtctttcagttatttccgcactttcattaagttaactgattgacactGACAACAAGATTTGTGAATttagtttatcactaaactgattcatcaatcgaaaaagttgtgaaaattATCAAGTctttattcaaccccctcccCCTCCCCCTCCCCCTCCACCCAAAACACTTTTTCACctccaaccgatcctaacaaaagTATTCAAAACAAGATtaatcgctctgataccacttgttaggatcggttgggatGTTTAAgatgtttagaaggggggttgaataaacaacTCAGCttctttaactttttatttggaaatgTGAATCAGTTCTTTGAGGAACTGATCCGAGAATTTTGTGTGCCGATATAAATCAGTCAACTTATATAAGTGCGGAATAAGACTAAAATATAGattgaataatttaaataaacttAATGATAATTGAAATGAACACGTGAGTTtttttggatgttcggagatttcaaatgctcctacgtcactccttctatcacgaggatatgatttcactaaaagactttgatatatATCAACAAATTATAATAGCTCACTTCAGTTGGTTTTACACAAtagcaaactgaaactcttagtctaACACTTTTTACATAGTTTGTAAAACTGAAATATGTTCTAATTCGTAGCCTGAATGCTGATCATAAATACAATGAGTGTAGAGCTTAGATATGCGATCTGAAAACTTGAGAGTATGATCGTGAAGTGCATCACAATTGATTGGTTTGATTGCTTTGTATATTCGTTTGTTCTTTTTTACCAACCTTCTTCAACTGATTTGATAAACTATATATAGTCTTCCAACTCAACGGTcacattgaatttatttaatgttcaTTAATGACAAATATCCGTTGATTCGTCGTGTAATAGCTTTATCCGACAGTAGTACTAGGTTTTCAGACTGTTCTGCTCTGATACAGCTGCTCTACTTGGGTATGACCTGTCAGACTGTTCTGCTGATCTTCTAACTGATGTCGAGGCCAACTGATTTGAAGTCAACTGATCAGccgatcagttcagctggacaTTTATCAGTTGTAAGTGATCTCCTATCAGTTATGAAACCTTCAGTTGATAAGGTTTTTCAGTTCAGCTCAAAACAAAGTCTTCAGTTGCGTCTGTTCAATCAGTTGGATTCTTCAGTTCCTTCAAGATTAATTTTTCGAACTATGAAACCTATAATATTCCAACAATATAGATTTATGacatcgtctcacaagagacttactccaAAGTGGTTAATCCAAACACATATATTTCTTTGATTTGCTTTCTAGCTAGACACTATATTAGGAAATTAACAATAGGTTTTTGATTTAAAGCAGTAATGTCTTGAATACAATTTATCTTTAAATTTAAGTTTAATATCATATTCTTTTAAGTTTTATTccatcatttatatatataatttttagagaatttTATACAACCACTTAATCAAAACATTTTCACTAGTATCTTATTTAACTTTATATAATGTTTATTtccgaaaaataaaaattttcaaaaactaatgcagtaattagttttaatattcatgttttggaaaaaaattttgagaaataatttttgataaagaaAGATTTTTTCATACGATGTGTTGAATTAGCAGCAATATCCTAGCGAAATTTACTTAATTTTAATAAGCAAAAGAGATCAGATATGCCAACGTagcataataataataataataataataataataataataataataataataataataataataataataataataataataatattattatcaaaattgGACATTATggaatggaaaaaaaattaaaaagaaaaaataaacataaagtACAAACTCCAAATTTCACCTATTGTGAAATCATAGTAACAGAACGAGGAAACATGATCACGTGTCTAGAAATAAGAACACCATTCCTGAGAATAATTACTGCCCCCTATAAAACAACAGTTTCACGAAAGAAAGCGACTTATTTTGAGGTTGTGAAACTGGGCTAGGAGCTGGAGTCGTAGCATATGAGTCTGCTGTTGGAGGAGCTGCTATTCTCGTTTCTGGAACCGAACCCAAATGATCATGTGACTCCTTTTTCGGGCTTGGGCTTTGGTTGCTGCTAGCCACATACGATGATTTGTCATGCTTTTTTTTGCCTAAATCCTTGACTTCTTCGAGTGACACTTTCGAATATTTAACATTATCATCATCCTTAGGCAAAGGGAAAATGAACTCGGGAGCATACGGGACTTTGCTTTTCTTTACCCATTTATTTCCCTCGATGAACTTCGAAGCCGTGAATCGTCGAATCCTGTTTGCGGGAAGTTCCTTAACACCAGGCCAGGTAACCCGATGCGATTTGTCAGCCCCAGGGCCACGGTTGTTGAATTCAGTGTAGAAAAGTGTTTTCAGAGCGTAATCTCCATTCCAGGGTAGCCATCCCTCAGGCTGGATCAAATCATCCAGGAAAGATTCCATGATAATGGTTCTTGAGTATTCTTTCCAGGGCCTGGCGAGGTAGGACTTGAGCTTGTGCCTGAAGGGGTGATAGGCTGCATCGGCCACGAATGAGCAGTTCTGTAGGACGAGTCCTGTCGGCTGACGTAGGTCCTTTCGGCCTTGTGCTGTGACGATATTTTGCTGATTGTCGAGTGGTTTCCGGACGAGCAACGTGCAGCCCTGGAAAACAGCGGCGCTGTCCCCGAAGATGAAGTCAATGGTGCCGGAGATCACGCAATCTCGGTAGAACTGGCGGTATGTGTGGGCGTAGAGGGTGTCTTGGTATCCATCCATTTGGCAGTTGTAGAAGATCACTTTATCGGCGCTGACTCGCAATGCCACGGCTTGGTGCTTCTCCGGACCAGCTGAGTTTTCGAACCCGATGTCTTTTGCGATGAAGTTGTCTCCTTGTACGGCTGCGAGATAAATTACGGAATCCCGTTATTGATGCCAAGTTAAAACAAGATTCTATCAAAGATCGGGTTCATGGAAAGCGCGGGACAGTAGTTTTGTCAATTAACATGAAAATTAGTACAAGAGCAGAGAATTATACATACCAACAGTTGCTGTGTGATAAGTGCTGGTTCCATCAATGAAGTTCAAATTCCCAGTAATTTTAGTTTTGGTTGGGCCATCTCCAATGATCATCACATTTGTCATGCTGCTATTAATCTTCACTTGTTCTACATAAACTCCCTCTTTGATATACAAAACAAACCTTTTCTCACTGTTTTTAGGTACATATTCTAGAGCTTCGTTAATGGTCGTATATTTACCACTCCCGTCCTTGGCCACAACCAGGTCTGGCTTAATCTCATCGAGTGAAGAACTGAGTAGCTTCCGCCCATTGAAATCAAGCCAATCTGGAAGCTCGTCACCATATCCCAACACGGGAAGTTCCTCGGACAGGAGACGGCGGCTAGTACTAGTGCTGAACCCTTGAACACCCATCGAATCGAGCACTGACGAGATGTCTACCACCATGGCCAGGCCATTGCTGCTCATTTGCATGGACTGAGTCAAAAATTCCCTCATTTTCTGTCCGGAATCCCCAGGGATGTCTTCGAATCCATCAAGGCATGTTTCTTGGTATGTGATGGCACCACTGAGCCATACCTTTAAGTCGGCGAGTACGTCATCCACATTAATGAAGTTCATGTCATCGAACCTCGCGTAGGACCTCCTGAGGTCATTAACAGCACGATCGGCAAGTTCCCGACAGTTTTCGAGGGCCGCTTTTGCCCGGGGATCACTCTCAAGTTCTTCTAAAAGGGTTGAATTCTCGGCTGCCTCGTTCATGTACTTGATTGCGGCCTCGAAGCCTATCTCGATGAGCTTTTTGGGGTCGCTGGTGTTGTTCCCAGCGGATTCAAGGGAATTGACGCAAGCTTCTTGATAATCTGTGGACTGGCAAATGGCTTTGATAGCCTTCTGTGAGGCCGAAACTTCGACATCGGATTTATCATTATCTTCAAAGCCTATGGTAAGAGCTACGACCATAGCAACAAGGATTAAAGAACAAACACTAACAACTGCGATTTTTTTCTTCCGATCGTCCGCCatattgaattataaaaatatcacGAAACGATAGAAGAACAGACAATGAAGCGGAGAAGGGCAACTGATCAGACCCTCTCCCCTTCGCTGTTCAATCTTTGGGGAAAATTAATGTGGTAAATGTGATTTAGAAATGGAAAACGGTAGTGAATTTAAAAGATAGTTAATTCAGTTATAAAAATGAGGTTTGGAGGGAAAAAAGAGTGAACCAATGATTTGTTTCACCATAAATAAGGGATGgccattaaaataaaaataaaaagagacaTTTCATAACCACCACTACAATAATTTGACTACTTTAGGCAATGTTAACATCTGAATTTGTTTGCTATTATGTGATTCATCTTGATTCTAGCTAGCAAGAAAAATGATTGGAAACTTTGAAACCACTCGATTTTTCCAAAGTAGATGGATTTTTGAACTTACTCGCCAGCTTGAAGGCCTTGTGAACTCAAATACAATTAAGTTAGTTACAAAATTTTCGTATAAGAAATTGCAATACATTTTATGTTgcacatcaaaataattatattaaaataaaattagtaaattcaataaatgaaaatgatgattgCATATTTTACGATCAATaccatacatatatatgtaacttgctttaaaaaaaactcgtatgattttaattttctctttaaaactCTATTAATATACTTTTTTATtacaactctttttttttattttcctattTCTCTGaatgaatataaatattttctcatcatattcaatctcaatgTTCTCGTACATATTCTGATCATCGATGATCAATGTACGCATTTTTGtcattatctttttatttttttattgttaatttcTTTTCCATCGATCCGTCCTACAATTTTTACTTGAGTTCCTCAATTCATTCCCCTTTTTCGATTTCGTAATGTGGCATTCGATGTTCTAAGGTGTTCCTCAAATATTTCAGTTACGGTAATTACGTTTTGCTATGTATTTCAAAAGTTTTTATAGTTTAAAACAGAATTCATGATTAATTTGTTAGTTTTTCTAGAGAATTTTAAGATTGTGTTGAATCTCTATTTtgtaacaaaataatatatcttAATTATAAATGTGAATATACAATAACTGTTAAATTATCTCAATAGCTAATAAAAACTAAAGTTATATCATACCTTTCAATATCTTAGTTTTCCTACTTCATTGTTATCTTTAAGCAATTCATATTTTTCACTATATCTGTTGTTTTATTGATTAATGATTTCAAATAACACAGACACTGGTTTGTGCTCACTATGATTCCTTTTATCATCAACACATATTAGTTGTAATAGTTTGATATTGTACTGATCTAGTGCATAAAATTATATGGAATTTAGTTATAAAAACCGTTTTTACATGAGAGTAGGTAAGTATCAATATATATTGTTGAGTACATATTTAATCCCTATATATAGTTTACCACTAAGATATGTTTAATTCCTACATTGAGAACCAACAAACACATTTGTCATAATCTTTTCAGGTGTTTTAACTTCCCCATTTACTACCCAAATAAAATAccaatgataaaataatatcaagATATTCAACCTTCATATTTCAAGGTTAAATTCATCTACTGACAATTCcctacatgtttgctgttttgagcaaaaGTCAAATTCGGAGACTAAAATCGTGGAACATAGCATTCAAAGAAGGGCCatgtaattgaagttggaggagataaaaactactattacaactacatgacattaataaaaattttgacctACTCTCTCATTTGGCAGATAAATAGATACCTTGTGTTAGCTTGAGAAGTATCCTATCCCATTGTAAAATAAAGTGTGTGTGTAATTGTGTAgaaataaaagttttaagttctaatatattttctttcacTTTCCCAACTGTGAGTGATAAGTTttgtgttgatcaaaagtaagttcatggcaAGATAAATCTaatatgtcaaggtgaagatgatgaattcttggagaagtaagattgtttatattttgtatattttttttcatttagcAGACTtcttgaattatttgttgttataaatttacatcaaatgcttggtaccattgaagtggttatcttgatttgttgtttaattttgatacaataaatatttcatcaattattattattattattattattattattattattattattattattattattattattattattattattgtaatgctcggttactcgtacaaatgataatgatacgtttatgtcgtttatcgTGTAGCTCTTTAGttcattagatttcacgtgatgattgaagtatcaatattcagattgaacatgatttttatattgtccacGGTTAATTGAGAACCAATATGTgtataaataatgatagtaagatgtgtaggtagaagtagtgtaatgaagttgGTCTAGCAATGCAGGAAATGAGATTAAAATACGGCAGTTCTAACGgattttagcataatgatttgaatattgatccaaattgtgtgaggctaCAACCATTAGAAAgttaagatataatgctacaactttcatgttttgggttttgtccaaatcaatggggaagacaagccaaaagcacCCCGAAatttgtcgtgtgtatcgtcattcctacaatgacacattttgaTAGATTGAGCTTAACTTTtaactcagacctccaaatgacatgaaactagttggagatgcaagaaaacacatagggctacaacttttatgttgaccacttttgctaattcggaagttaaaaatgagtttttttggcagaatgtggcgcgcatatgctcTAGAATTCGCGCATATGCCCCGGATGGGCAGCACGGGCCGCGCATATGCACCCggaaagtcgcgcatatgcgccctgCAGTCTGTAAAAGATAAGTATCGAGTTTTCTAGCAATTTCCACCATTCTCACCTTCTCTAACAGCATAAACTCGAAAgaaaacctagaaaacttcctccaaatgctttcttcttcattcctttcatcactttgaggtaagaacttagttctccatcacaagaacttcataagggtgtaagttttcctctcttttggttattattaatgtagaggatcaaacttcacctagaatagacatagtaattgaattattgatatgtttgacagcataggaaaaagaaacatcgtctcaaactaGTATTtgtacgcttggactgtaagttggcatgtttttgaagtaatacatgagtaatattatgatttcaaatacttctcattgattattgatatatgtacattgttagtatgtttattgatgaaaacatagcaccatattccattgttatgtattaaatatgaaaggaactcatgaatattgaagatgggtgttatgtcatgaacatgaaaagaaaaggactgattttacatgatatagagcttgttgacatcatgggtggttttaagtccaccaaagctattggccaatatatgttcatggggcgtggggttgccaaaggttgctccctgacgtccaacacagtagtagctatataataaaggaAGCAcagtagtacaggtcaacaaatgaggcacaagtacaaaaatgaacatgaatatatgttatgatatgacatggtttaaagattcagtgttgatcacgacttgatatgtatactccttctacgcatattgatacgtacaagtgccaacttattgagttttataaactcacgtagctcatgtattacaggatcaggtagtggagagacgtaggatgccggttcgccaatggatgcttgtgacgtgccttacctcgacaagaaccgagaTATCTTATTGTAGaacttccgcatatgtattgtagtaagttttatgtcagggtttgaaacaagttcaatgttatgtatgatgatacaaagtatgtttgtatatgagaatatgtttataagtgtgtataaatagtattgcttgagtttttggtgtatacaaaatatagggacatcatgccaaaatttttataaacggtcaaagtgatgcctcttgtttgatttgcttcatactatagttatatcattcaaaccttattttgattaaggtaattatgctaagtatagagtaagggtgtgatattttagttggtatcagagcccacggttcttcgacagggaagacaatgcacttcatccatacatggagaactcggcaagtaagtatccttgtatcccatagtttgtACTAAGTTATGTGTTTCTACGTGacctatatgtaggttaagataaacTACGATgtcacctaaacgtaaggtacaagaagtagagtcatctaagggcaaggcCCCAGCAGTTGAAGGTGAAGGTAATGctccacgacctatagatgactTTGCTCAattgctccaacaacaagcgaaagttcatggagagcaaatacaacaattattggagatgcaacggactactcatgagcaggcacacgcacaagccatgatacccagacaagggcctgttcaaacagATGTATATGATCGCTTTCGACGTCTGAAccctcctgaattcatgggaagcaccgatccgacagtagcagaagagtggattaaataattggagtccatcttctcctacatTCATATTGAAGATGcagacaaagtaacttgtgccatcTTTTTATTAACCAAACATGCAAGGATATGGTGGGAGAGCGCAAAAgttgcattaccggttggaccattgacatggggaaccttcaaaactgtattttacaataaatatttcaataaagatgtacgagccaagaaagccagtgACTTCCTGAATTTtaagcaaggaaccatgtcaatgactgaatacatacaacaatttgaagCTGGAGTtcaatatgtaccatatattgcacaggatgacacaagtaaaggcgaacacttcatgcggggactttgctctgaaattaaaagagatgtaccGATGTCGAAGGTTGTTACATATGGAGAGATAGTGGAAAGAGCACTTATAGCAGAACAAGATGAGCAAGACATTGACAGAGATAGACAACAAagaaggcagcagtactttcaaaAGAGTCAAGGAACaagacaaggcaaaaagactgatagtaAAGGTACTCGATCAGAGGAACctcgtggcaagggtccccctccacgtaagGAACAAGatagaccaccttgtcctaaatgtggcaaacttcatggcggggaatgtatgcaaggttccaatgtttgttatcgttgtaaaaagccagggcatctcgccaggaatttTCCAAGGAGTTCTgggaaagtacagggacgccttttctccatgactaaagaggaagtggatgcggatacatcgatggtcactggtatgttcttgatttctggtattactgctattgttttactagattcaggagccacgcattcttttatttcggaatcatttgtaaggagactgggcattacagcaagtacaacagaggtacaactcgccatagccttaccttcttggcaagaattacagacaaatcagattgtgcgagggtgtccaatatatgtccaaggccatcaaatgtatgctgacttgatagttctgaggatgaatgattttgatgtgatattgggaatggattggctatcgaagtacagagttactattgactgtggcataaagatgatcaaatttgcgccgataggagctgaaccattcaccgtagcaagtgcaggtatatccttacctcttcggataatctcttgtatgaaagcttgtaaattactacagaaggggtgtcaaggatatttagcatctgtgttaactattgatCCACCTATTTGTgagttaaaagatacagatgttgtttgtgaatttccagaggtattttcggatgatgtaacaggcttaaccccagatagagagatcgaatttgtaattgatgttgtggcaggaactcatccgatctcaaaagctccttatcgattagctcctacagaaatgaaagaattgaaagaacagttacaagAGTttcttgataaagggtttattagaccgagcttttcaccgtggggtgcacctgttttatttgtgaagaataaagacggtaccctccatctatgtattgattatcgggagttgaacaaagtgacaatcaaaaataagtatccactccccagaattgatgatttgtttgatcaattacaaggagctgccatcttttcgaagattgatttacgatcaggctatcattaactaaaagtgaaatcagatgatatctcaaagacttccttccgaaccaggtacgggcattatgaatttcttgtaatgccatttggactaacaaatgcaccagctgcttttatggatttgaagaacataattttcaagccatttttagacaagttcgtgattgtgtttgtagatgatattctcatatactcacgaactgtagaggagcatcgagaacatttgcaattagttttgaaaactttgaaagataaacaattatatgccaaatgtaagaaatgcgaattttggcttgaacaagtatcattcttgggtcatatcatttcaaaataaggcatatcagtggatccaagtaagattgaagctattaataactggctacgacctaccactgttaccgaggtacgtagttttcttgggctagctggttattaccgtcggtttatagcgggattttctaagatagcattgcctttgactgcgtTAACACGGAAGAATGTGAAAGACAAAATTGACCTCAGCAccggtccttgctattccagaaggatcaggagatttcgtagtatacagtgatgcttcaaaacaaggtttaggagcagtc
This window of the Primulina huaijiensis isolate GDHJ02 chromosome 3, ASM1229523v2, whole genome shotgun sequence genome carries:
- the LOC140973523 gene encoding pectinesterase-like encodes the protein MADDRKKKIAVVSVCSLILVAMVVALTIGFEDNDKSDVEVSASQKAIKAICQSTDYQEACVNSLESAGNNTSDPKKLIEIGFEAAIKYMNEAAENSTLLEELESDPRAKAALENCRELADRAVNDLRRSYARFDDMNFINVDDVLADLKVWLSGAITYQETCLDGFEDIPGDSGQKMREFLTQSMQMSSNGLAMVVDISSVLDSMGVQGFSTSTSRRLLSEELPVLGYGDELPDWLDFNGRKLLSSSLDEIKPDLVVAKDGSGKYTTINEALEYVPKNSEKRFVLYIKEGVYVEQVKINSSMTNVMIIGDGPTKTKITGNLNFIDGTSTYHTATVAVQGDNFIAKDIGFENSAGPEKHQAVALRVSADKVIFYNCQMDGYQDTLYAHTYRQFYRDCVISGTIDFIFGDSAAVFQGCTLLVRKPLDNQQNIVTAQGRKDLRQPTGLVLQNCSFVADAAYHPFRHKLKSYLARPWKEYSRTIIMESFLDDLIQPEGWLPWNGDYALKTLFYTEFNNRGPGADKSHRVTWPGVKELPANRIRRFTASKFIEGNKWVKKSKVPYAPEFIFPLPKDDDNVKYSKVSLEEVKDLGKKKHDKSSYVASSNQSPSPKKESHDHLGSVPETRIAAPPTADSYATTPAPSPVSQPQNKSLSFVKLLFYRGQ